In Bdellovibrionales bacterium, the following proteins share a genomic window:
- a CDS encoding S8 family serine peptidase, whose product MTTKFKYLSFLTPIVMLVSTGLYFQIQEVHQAEMTDSPSKSSQRQTELGNAIQKKNRASKTEKNLMMNDQAVAQKWGIDLTHATKAWEKLNARGEGVVIAVIDTGIDTRHPALQSNLWVNAGEIGFDSKGKSKSSNGIDDDKNGYADDVHGWNFVSNTADLTDNHGHGTHIAGIIAGEGGDSQSLFGVAPKSKIMALKYYDPGAPGLNNLKNTVLAIKYAIAMKQKNNISKLIINYSGGGLEPSSEEKAAVELAQKNGILFIAAAGNERSNSDQKPYFPADYGVSNIISVTAIDRDRNILPSSNFGAHSVDLAAPGNDIYSSLPNGQYGFMTGTSQATAFVTGVAALIMSYNPDFKPDQVRKYLTQTGDLDPKLEGKTIYRKRLNTYNALVTLDQGVGLTGVIAENSVNMKPFQFSADPQALEDEVKTKRPSEQFVISGRAIMQKIIKSN is encoded by the coding sequence ATGACAACCAAATTCAAATATTTGAGCTTCCTCACCCCGATTGTCATGCTCGTTTCAACCGGTCTTTACTTCCAAATTCAAGAGGTCCATCAAGCCGAAATGACAGATTCTCCAAGCAAATCAAGCCAGCGTCAAACCGAGCTTGGAAATGCCATTCAAAAAAAGAATCGAGCCTCAAAAACTGAGAAAAATCTCATGATGAATGACCAAGCCGTTGCCCAGAAGTGGGGAATTGACCTGACTCACGCAACAAAAGCTTGGGAGAAATTAAATGCCCGAGGCGAAGGGGTTGTGATTGCAGTAATTGATACGGGAATCGACACTCGGCATCCAGCTCTACAGTCCAACTTGTGGGTGAATGCCGGTGAAATCGGTTTTGATTCTAAGGGAAAAAGCAAATCATCTAACGGAATTGATGACGATAAGAATGGTTATGCGGATGATGTCCATGGTTGGAATTTTGTTAGCAATACAGCCGATCTCACCGACAATCATGGCCACGGCACTCATATAGCAGGAATCATCGCAGGAGAGGGAGGAGACAGCCAAAGTTTGTTTGGTGTGGCCCCCAAATCAAAAATAATGGCCCTTAAATACTATGATCCCGGCGCTCCCGGATTAAATAATTTAAAAAATACCGTTCTCGCTATCAAATATGCCATCGCGATGAAACAGAAAAATAATATTTCAAAATTAATAATTAACTACTCGGGTGGAGGATTAGAGCCTAGTTCCGAAGAGAAAGCAGCTGTGGAACTCGCTCAAAAAAATGGAATTTTATTTATCGCTGCGGCAGGAAATGAACGTTCAAATTCAGATCAAAAGCCCTATTTCCCCGCTGATTATGGTGTATCAAATATTATTTCTGTAACGGCTATTGACCGAGATCGCAATATATTACCTAGCAGCAATTTTGGCGCTCACAGCGTCGATCTTGCCGCTCCCGGAAATGATATCTATTCATCTCTGCCAAATGGACAGTATGGCTTCATGACTGGAACTTCTCAAGCCACTGCCTTTGTAACGGGAGTTGCAGCTCTCATCATGTCCTATAATCCTGACTTCAAGCCTGATCAAGTCCGTAAATATCTCACCCAAACCGGGGATCTTGATCCAAAACTCGAGGGAAAGACGATCTATCGTAAACGCCTAAATACCTACAACGCTCTTGTTACTCTCGACCAAGGAGTTGGTCTGACGGGAGTTATTGCTGAAAATTCTGTGAATATGAAACCCTTCCAATTTTCTGCAGATCCGCAGGCCCTCGAGGATGAAGTCAAAACAAAAAGACCCAGCGAACAGTTTGTAATTTCCGGTCGAGCAATTATGCAAAAAATTATTAAGTCCAATTGA
- the htpX gene encoding protease HtpX gives MGCAFVSLALSKILSKWVFGIKIIDPETTDPVGKQLIEMVLELSNKLGLSKMPEVGVYESEEVNSFSTGPSKDNSLVALSTGLVRRMSKDQVEGVLAHEIAHVANGDMVSLTLIQGVVNVMVVIPSKSIAKAFSSPFKKDSTRNIINYSLFMSLQIVLGLLGILVVNYFSRDREFHADAGGAKLVGREKMLSALVALSKSRELIDPNHTSWASLKISSETKKYLKLLSTHPPMDERLHKLEATIAGS, from the coding sequence ATGGGTTGCGCTTTTGTATCTCTCGCTCTTTCAAAAATTCTATCCAAATGGGTGTTTGGGATCAAAATCATTGATCCCGAGACAACGGATCCCGTTGGCAAGCAACTCATTGAAATGGTTCTCGAGTTGTCGAACAAGTTGGGACTTTCCAAAATGCCCGAAGTAGGTGTTTATGAGTCGGAAGAAGTGAATTCTTTTTCGACTGGTCCATCAAAAGACAATAGCCTGGTGGCTCTCTCTACGGGTCTCGTACGAAGAATGAGTAAAGATCAAGTCGAGGGCGTTCTTGCTCATGAAATTGCTCATGTTGCCAACGGAGACATGGTCAGCTTGACTTTAATCCAGGGAGTCGTGAACGTCATGGTGGTGATTCCCTCAAAATCAATCGCGAAGGCCTTTAGCTCTCCCTTTAAAAAGGATTCCACTCGCAATATCATTAACTATTCATTGTTTATGAGCCTCCAAATCGTCCTTGGCTTGCTTGGAATCCTGGTGGTAAACTATTTTTCTAGAGATCGCGAGTTCCATGCGGATGCTGGTGGAGCAAAACTTGTGGGACGCGAAAAAATGCTCTCAGCCCTTGTCGCCCTATCTAAGTCAAGAGAGCTTATTGACCCCAACCATACCTCTTGGGCATCACTCAAGATCTCAAGCGAAACAAAAAAATATTTGAAGTTACTCTCGACTCATCCCCCCATGGACGAACGCCTACACAAACTCGAAGCAACAATTGCCGGATCTTGA
- a CDS encoding DUF1501 domain-containing protein, whose translation MKFPPFENMAPNDRRDFLKALGTVLALPFTPKAVQEGISEILFGSTCYAQSFPENQATYFIEINLRDQFDIGHAIVPPGIATHPGLKRGSLDNQVVLYDNPSSLLSAGNRFFLTTEGRALQPYLDNIAVIDTCELGIGVIHGHEASSALRSPGRSFTAGANRAPMFNLDTADGDGGNQQHYSATPTPAVLHNYYQKQLNSQIKNAVAYKGVRRPDHTIYHHSANLSNAQPDRYQSTATFLAAFNGLTNTTETILSKHGATIANLLKKIDENFLASLKYGEQAKINHGQQITGLGVDLKNRTNVTPINIALSPEEVSFWSTGITDIPRADYGPKAPLWEQTAYATKLIQNNVVKTIALEYCYIDVHEDRNETILRSQATQFALPLARMIQELKKVGKFDKTVIAIYTTDGSRSPASESYGTNSKNSVILAGGRIRGGYYGDVKVAGDLGNGHQFSYHKPNEANGVAVAVGDTAGGGRTSGASVWKTVAKALGISSTLYNSYTDVQNAPSLDFLLRT comes from the coding sequence ATGAAATTTCCTCCGTTTGAGAACATGGCTCCAAATGATCGTCGCGATTTTCTGAAAGCACTGGGAACTGTTTTAGCACTTCCTTTTACTCCAAAGGCAGTGCAGGAAGGTATTTCAGAAATTCTTTTTGGCTCAACCTGCTATGCTCAAAGCTTTCCAGAGAACCAAGCTACTTATTTTATCGAGATAAATCTTCGGGATCAATTTGATATTGGCCACGCCATTGTACCACCAGGCATTGCAACACACCCAGGGCTTAAGCGAGGAAGTCTAGACAATCAAGTGGTTCTCTATGACAATCCCAGCAGCCTATTGAGCGCCGGGAATAGATTTTTCCTTACAACCGAAGGCCGAGCCCTTCAGCCATACCTGGACAATATTGCTGTGATCGATACTTGCGAGTTGGGAATTGGAGTCATTCACGGACATGAAGCCTCAAGTGCACTGCGCTCGCCGGGTCGCAGTTTTACTGCCGGCGCCAATCGAGCTCCTATGTTTAACTTAGACACTGCTGATGGAGATGGCGGAAACCAACAACATTACAGTGCTACACCGACCCCCGCTGTTCTCCACAACTATTATCAAAAGCAGCTCAACTCGCAAATTAAAAATGCAGTTGCATACAAGGGAGTGAGGCGACCTGATCACACGATCTACCATCATTCGGCAAATCTTTCCAACGCCCAACCCGATCGCTATCAGTCAACGGCGACCTTCTTGGCAGCTTTTAATGGTTTGACAAATACCACCGAAACGATTCTCTCAAAACACGGGGCGACTATTGCAAACCTACTAAAGAAAATTGACGAGAATTTTCTCGCAAGTTTGAAATACGGAGAACAGGCGAAGATCAATCATGGACAACAAATCACAGGTCTAGGAGTTGATCTCAAAAATCGTACAAATGTCACTCCGATTAACATTGCCCTATCTCCTGAAGAAGTTAGTTTTTGGAGCACGGGAATCACTGATATTCCTCGGGCAGATTATGGACCAAAAGCGCCTCTCTGGGAACAGACCGCTTATGCTACCAAACTGATTCAGAACAATGTGGTAAAGACAATTGCGCTCGAATATTGCTACATAGACGTTCACGAAGATCGCAATGAAACAATTTTGCGATCGCAGGCAACCCAATTTGCACTTCCACTGGCCAGAATGATTCAAGAACTTAAGAAAGTCGGAAAATTTGATAAAACCGTGATCGCTATTTATACAACAGACGGCAGTAGATCTCCAGCCAGCGAATCCTATGGAACCAACAGTAAAAATAGCGTTATTCTGGCAGGCGGTCGCATTCGAGGTGGTTATTACGGCGACGTAAAGGTTGCCGGTGATCTTGGAAACGGACATCAATTTAGCTATCACAAGCCAAATGAAGCAAATGGTGTGGCTGTTGCCGTTGGCGACACTGCTGGTGGAGGGCGCACTTCCGGAGCCAGTGTTTGGAAAACTGTCGCTAAGGCTCTTGGCATTTCTTCAACGCTTTATAACAGTTACACAGATGTGCAGAACGCCCCGAGTTTGGATTTTTTACTTCGTACCTAA
- a CDS encoding DUF3808 domain-containing protein — protein sequence MPTIIAERESSTKARLFYQKVYDSEHSSFDNKVKAIKGIRSAYKVEQKKPEYLQKTLALSSYIEKSWRAQKRPSKLVTQQYHEAQITLARTYWTLGKASSAQKILFSLAKKLKGKYPLDEIYWLQGRMAEERGHYQEASEWFEKGIGEINEKKQQDSLERILWYQAWNLRKLRKYSEAHSALEVLITKAGSEFSRSRYTYWLAITKKNLEKFDEAKILLASLIKEDPIGYYGLIAHRELQTPVSIPGLNSSEAKSIENSFSPSQSDDLIERPFVEWLISVGEKDVANLYLDHVSANYRKRPNQEEGGWVRLFRYYASSGVYLGLYNQLGLLEPAQRNSILNHFPHLIFPTPYKEYVANASNRYGVSSDLIYSIMRQESAFDPIARSQADAFGLMQLLPEVARNTARQVQFEFENTEELYEPHINIPLGSAYLRELWDKFNGQFILTVASYNASEEAIYGWLRTRFRGDTLEFIEDIPYEETRSYVRLVMRNLVFYSLINSGGKAMPFPEWTLALSIPSSQSNP from the coding sequence TTGCCTACGATTATCGCAGAGCGAGAGAGTTCGACAAAGGCGAGACTCTTTTATCAGAAGGTCTACGATAGCGAACATTCTTCCTTTGACAACAAAGTCAAAGCCATTAAAGGAATCCGATCGGCATATAAGGTTGAGCAGAAAAAACCGGAATATTTGCAAAAAACCCTGGCTTTGTCCTCTTACATAGAAAAATCTTGGCGCGCCCAAAAACGCCCTTCTAAATTGGTCACTCAACAATATCACGAAGCTCAAATCACATTGGCAAGAACCTATTGGACACTTGGGAAAGCAAGTTCTGCTCAAAAAATTCTTTTCTCCTTGGCTAAGAAACTCAAAGGAAAATACCCTCTTGATGAAATTTATTGGCTTCAGGGACGAATGGCAGAAGAGCGCGGGCATTACCAAGAGGCCTCCGAGTGGTTTGAAAAGGGGATTGGAGAAATTAACGAAAAAAAGCAGCAAGATTCTCTTGAGCGTATCCTTTGGTATCAGGCCTGGAACCTACGTAAACTCCGGAAATATTCGGAAGCCCATTCTGCACTTGAAGTCCTCATAACCAAGGCGGGAAGTGAATTCTCGCGCAGTCGCTACACTTACTGGTTAGCTATCACAAAAAAGAATCTCGAAAAATTTGACGAAGCTAAGATTCTTTTGGCCAGCCTCATCAAAGAGGATCCCATTGGGTATTATGGCCTTATTGCTCACAGAGAACTCCAAACACCTGTTTCTATACCTGGCCTCAACTCCTCTGAAGCCAAATCAATTGAAAATTCATTTTCTCCCTCTCAGTCGGATGATCTCATAGAAAGACCCTTTGTCGAATGGCTTATTTCTGTCGGAGAAAAGGATGTGGCCAACCTCTACTTAGATCACGTCTCTGCAAATTATCGAAAGAGACCAAACCAAGAAGAAGGAGGATGGGTTCGACTTTTCCGCTATTATGCGAGCTCTGGAGTTTATTTGGGCCTCTACAATCAGTTGGGACTTCTCGAACCAGCACAAAGAAACTCTATTCTTAATCATTTTCCCCATCTCATTTTTCCAACTCCCTACAAGGAATATGTCGCAAATGCTTCCAATCGATATGGTGTTAGTTCTGATCTGATCTACTCAATCATGCGCCAAGAGTCAGCTTTTGATCCCATCGCACGCAGTCAGGCCGATGCATTTGGACTGATGCAACTGCTCCCTGAGGTCGCTAGAAATACGGCCAGACAGGTCCAATTTGAATTTGAAAATACGGAGGAATTGTATGAACCTCACATCAATATTCCTCTGGGTTCAGCTTACCTGCGCGAGCTTTGGGACAAGTTTAATGGCCAGTTTATTCTGACAGTAGCGAGCTACAACGCCAGCGAGGAGGCCATCTATGGCTGGCTGCGCACGCGCTTTCGCGGCGACACTCTGGAGTTTATTGAAGATATCCCCTATGAAGAGACCCGTTCCTATGTTCGCCTTGTCATGCGTAATCTGGTCTTCTACAGCCTCATCAATTCCGGAGGAAAGGCGATGCCATTCCCCGAATGGACACTGGCGCTGAGCATTCCCTCATCCCAGAGCAATCCGTGA
- a CDS encoding radical SAM protein codes for MGTTVDAMNPVEETLNQSATLESHLHPKISESFCVLPWIQRFINLGGEHQICCTSEEYGNSIRSSFGRILKVSNTTDPDKVQNASSLMRVRRQMLKGRWPAACARCKTVEKCGGRSRRQIENWRFSDRITEIIKSTNKRGRTTILPSYLDLRLGNFCNLVCRMCNPRASRKWSLEWNRVKLTWEKLIFIRWRYKYDWYRREKFKPFLKALLPHIRNFHVAGGEPLIIPETLELLKELQKTGISSSTEVSFNTNLTVLNQDLLKCLKTFKRVFFYVSVDAYGELNDYIRYPSKWTKIVDRVHEISMWAKDSPFVIQFNVTVQIYNILRLDELIDWIQSLDLPGVGNVPNLTILNNPSYYDIRNLPTNLKHEVTQTIEKRRVDWLSAAPSYARDGFAATLDSIIEHLKFPPSSRWTFSHFQSVTAALDASRKQNLESHLPEMVAPPRKGLHEPHQTPLGVPQNSAFKL; via the coding sequence GTGGGCACGACTGTTGATGCAATGAATCCAGTGGAGGAAACTCTTAACCAAAGTGCTACTTTGGAAAGTCATCTCCACCCGAAAATATCGGAGTCTTTCTGCGTTCTGCCTTGGATCCAACGTTTTATTAATCTTGGCGGTGAACATCAGATTTGTTGTACCTCTGAAGAGTATGGCAATTCGATTCGTTCCAGCTTTGGAAGAATTCTAAAAGTCAGCAACACGACTGACCCAGACAAGGTTCAAAATGCTTCAAGCCTCATGAGAGTTCGTCGACAGATGTTAAAGGGAAGGTGGCCCGCCGCTTGTGCCAGATGCAAAACCGTAGAAAAGTGTGGAGGAAGAAGCCGACGACAAATCGAAAACTGGCGATTCTCGGACAGAATTACAGAAATCATAAAAAGCACTAACAAACGCGGACGAACAACAATCCTTCCCTCCTATCTAGACCTCCGACTTGGAAACTTTTGCAATCTTGTTTGTCGCATGTGCAATCCGAGAGCAAGTAGGAAATGGTCTCTTGAATGGAATCGGGTCAAATTGACCTGGGAAAAACTCATTTTTATTAGGTGGCGCTATAAATATGACTGGTATCGGAGAGAAAAGTTCAAACCCTTTCTCAAGGCCCTCCTTCCCCATATCAGGAATTTTCATGTGGCCGGAGGAGAACCTCTCATTATTCCTGAAACGCTGGAACTCTTAAAGGAGCTACAAAAAACCGGCATTTCCAGTAGCACGGAAGTTTCTTTTAACACAAACCTCACAGTCCTCAATCAGGATCTTCTGAAGTGCTTGAAAACTTTCAAAAGAGTTTTCTTTTATGTGAGTGTTGATGCTTACGGCGAACTGAACGACTACATACGCTACCCAAGCAAATGGACAAAGATTGTCGATCGCGTTCATGAAATTTCGATGTGGGCGAAGGACTCTCCCTTCGTCATCCAGTTTAACGTGACTGTACAGATTTACAACATTCTGAGGTTAGACGAACTCATCGACTGGATTCAGTCACTTGATTTGCCTGGAGTCGGCAACGTCCCCAATCTCACGATTCTAAATAATCCCAGCTATTATGACATACGCAATCTCCCCACCAATCTCAAACACGAGGTCACACAAACCATTGAAAAGAGGAGAGTCGACTGGCTCTCTGCAGCTCCCTCCTATGCTCGAGATGGTTTTGCGGCCACGCTGGATTCAATTATTGAACATTTGAAATTCCCTCCCTCCAGCCGCTGGACTTTCTCTCACTTTCAATCCGTAACAGCCGCTCTGGATGCATCAAGAAAGCAAAACCTAGAAAGTCACCTCCCCGAAATGGTGGCCCCCCCAAGGAAGGGGCTGCACGAGCCTCATCAGACTCCGTTAGGAGTGCCACAGAATTCCGCTTTTAAATTGTAA